The Ananas comosus cultivar F153 linkage group 2, ASM154086v1, whole genome shotgun sequence genome contains a region encoding:
- the LOC109706937 gene encoding uncharacterized protein LOC109706937 (The sequence of the model RefSeq protein was modified relative to this genomic sequence to represent the inferred CDS: added 18 bases not found in genome assembly), giving the protein MSGGGGGWRRSGACARCCLVVFAVASALCVSAPALYWRYKKSFLSAAAGSTTTTTTSSSSSAAAVCPPCLCDCPPPLSLLHIAPGLVNLSITDCGKDDPELNEEMQKQFVDLLTEELKLQEAVTKEHTHHMNVTIVEARRLASQYQREVEKCNAATETCEEARERSEAALTKEKRITAMWQRRARQLGWQDS; this is encoded by the exons gggtgGCGTCGGTCGGGGGCGTGCGCGCGGTGCTGTCTGGTGGTGTTCGCGGTGGCGTCGGCGCTCTGCGTGTCGGCGCCCGCCCTCTACTGGCGCTACAAGAAGAGcttcctctccgccgccgccggcagcaccaccaccaccaccacctcctcctcctcctccgcggcgGCAGTCTGCCCTCCCTGCCTCTGCGACTgcccccctcccctctccctcctccacaTCGCCCCCG GATTGGTTAACCTCTCCATTACAG ATTGCGGCAAAGATGATCCTGAGCTCAACGAGGAGATGCAGAAACAGTTTGTGGATCTACTCACGGAGGAATTAAAGCTTCAGGAGGCTGTAACAAAGGAGCACACCCATCACATGAATGTCACCATCGTGGAAGCGAGGAGATTGGCTTCTCAGTACCAGAGGGAGGTTGAGAAGTGCAATGCCGCGACCGAGACCTGCGAGGAGGCGAGGGAGCGGTCCGAGGCTGCCCTCACTAAGGAGAAGAGGATCACTGCAATGTGGCAACGGCGGGCTCGCCAGTTGGGTTGGCAGGACTCATAA